TTTCGCGATCAACGTCAACGTCAGCCATTCCAAAATCACCCACAGCCATTTTGCTGCACTGAAAGTCAAAGACGCCATTGTCGACCAATTCCGCGACAACTGCGGCGACAGACCTTCGGTCGCCACCGACCAGCCCGACATCAGCATCAATGTCTACCTGCGCAAAGACGAAGCCACCGTCAGCCTGGATTTGTCCGGCGAATCACTGCACAAACGCGCCTATCGTGAAAACGGCGCCGCAGCACCGCTGAAAGAAAATCTCGCCGCCGCCATTTTGCAACGTGCCGAATGGCCAGCCATCGCCGCCGACGGCGGCAGTCTGCTCGACCCCATGTGCGGTTCCGGCACGCTGTTGATCGAAGGCGCGCTGATGGCCGCCGACATTGCGCCCGGCTTGCTGCGTGAACACTGGGGCTTTTTGCAGTGGAAACAACACCAGCCTGACGTGTGGCAA
This Gammaproteobacteria bacterium DNA region includes the following protein-coding sequences:
- a CDS encoding THUMP domain-containing protein; this translates as MTYQFFATTAKYLEPLLSEELRQLNLPEVKETRAGTYFRGEIEHAYRACLWSRIANSVLLVLAKFHADSPEALYEGIRAIDWSEHFDVNQTFAINVNVSHSKITHSHFAALKVKDAIVDQFRDNCGDRPSVATDQPDISINVYLRKDEATVSLDLSGESLHKRAYRENGAAAPLKENLAAAILQRAEWPAIAADGGSLLDPMCGSGTLLIEGALMAADIAPGLLREHWGFLQWKQHQPDVWQNIMREAEQRKQTGLKKLGSIRGYDQNFRTVNIATDNIRRA